A single genomic interval of Haloterrigena salifodinae harbors:
- a CDS encoding DUF5779 family protein, with protein MSDFDLDLRTVEEHIDEELEIDGSIVLGVLDGETPAEEWLEAISKGNVLVLNVEGDVNELAAGFARDIRESGGNLVHFRGFLLVTPPGVDVNTNRL; from the coding sequence ATGAGCGATTTCGACCTCGACCTCCGGACCGTCGAGGAACACATCGATGAGGAACTCGAGATCGATGGCAGCATCGTCCTCGGGGTCCTCGACGGGGAGACGCCCGCCGAGGAGTGGCTCGAGGCGATCTCGAAGGGGAACGTGCTCGTCCTCAACGTCGAGGGCGACGTCAACGAACTGGCCGCCGGCTTCGCTCGCGACATCAGGGAGTCGGGGGGGAACCTCGTTCACTTCCGCGGGTTCCTGCTGGTGACGCCGCCGGGCGTCGACGTGAACACGAATCGACTGTAG
- a CDS encoding YciE/YciF ferroxidase family protein, which translates to MSIDSTEDLFVSGLKHAYYTEQQLVDALDELEETSSSEELKSGFAEHREETKTHVDRIEQVFDQLDADAEAEEDPVVEGMIQAHEEFMDQDPSDQAIDRFNIAAGQKSEHYEIATYGNLIPMADQLGMDDAADLLEETLREEQDELDTLSEKGEQFDYGELEASN; encoded by the coding sequence ATGAGCATCGACTCAACCGAAGACCTCTTCGTATCCGGCCTCAAGCACGCGTATTACACCGAACAGCAACTCGTCGACGCCCTCGACGAACTCGAGGAGACCTCCTCGAGCGAGGAACTCAAGAGCGGGTTCGCCGAGCACCGCGAGGAAACGAAGACGCACGTCGATCGCATCGAGCAGGTGTTCGACCAGCTCGATGCCGACGCCGAAGCCGAGGAAGACCCCGTCGTCGAGGGGATGATCCAGGCCCACGAGGAGTTCATGGATCAGGATCCGAGCGATCAGGCCATCGACCGGTTCAACATCGCTGCCGGCCAGAAGTCCGAACACTACGAGATCGCCACCTACGGCAACCTCATTCCGATGGCCGACCAGCTCGGGATGGACGACGCCGCCGACCTGCTCGAGGAAACCCTCCGCGAGGAGCAGGACGAACTCGACACCCTCTCCGAGAAGGGCGAGCAGTTCGACTACGGCGAACTCGAAGCGTCGAACTAA
- a CDS encoding sensor histidine kinase: MDWRFPNWLGTVIVATVFLFSLVVSVYHVQIHETQLLLTIVGQWSLVVLSLTFGCVGYYALANVDAPNGVGIIGRYTVAGYVLAGLASGGYASHQYLVPEATIELDVILFQAIFVALVGGIAGVIVGLETARRKRSIADLEEIEKKIRTEKQRFESLFQNTPSAAADIQYTDGEPTIDRANTVFEDLVDHTSADAQGKNLFEVVPLRETETEAAVAAHVADNEIYQDEVTVDRPDGRSHYKLRVIPYEVGKEGERTFALYTDVTELRRTQQELAESVDQLEASNERLEQFAYAVSHDLQEPLRMVSSYLQLLEDRYREDLDEEAEEFIDFAVDGADRMRAMIENLLEYSRVTTRGDPLEPTDAAAVLDDVLTDLEPRIEETDATITVDELPTVTADGDQLAQVFRNLVSNALKYSGDEPPQVHVGVERTGDEWQFAIADQGIGLDSEQSERIFDVFETAHTAEEGSDSGIGLALCQRIVERHGGKIWVDSEPGEGATFYFTLPRTEARESARTRPSRADSEEPPDSRA; the protein is encoded by the coding sequence ATGGACTGGCGTTTTCCGAACTGGCTCGGAACTGTGATCGTCGCGACGGTTTTTCTCTTCTCGCTGGTCGTCTCCGTCTATCACGTGCAGATTCACGAAACGCAGTTGCTGTTGACGATAGTCGGGCAGTGGTCACTGGTCGTGCTCTCGCTGACGTTCGGCTGCGTCGGCTACTACGCGCTCGCGAACGTCGACGCGCCGAACGGGGTCGGTATCATCGGTCGCTACACGGTCGCCGGGTACGTACTCGCGGGGCTGGCGTCCGGGGGATACGCGTCGCATCAGTACCTGGTTCCGGAGGCGACGATCGAGCTCGACGTGATCCTGTTCCAGGCGATCTTCGTGGCGCTCGTCGGGGGGATAGCAGGCGTCATCGTCGGCTTGGAAACCGCCCGCAGGAAACGATCTATCGCCGATCTCGAGGAGATCGAAAAAAAGATCCGAACGGAGAAGCAGCGGTTCGAGTCGCTGTTCCAGAACACGCCGTCCGCGGCGGCGGATATCCAGTATACGGACGGCGAGCCGACGATCGATCGCGCCAACACCGTCTTCGAGGACCTCGTCGACCACACGAGCGCGGACGCCCAGGGTAAGAACCTGTTCGAGGTCGTACCGCTCCGGGAGACGGAGACGGAAGCGGCGGTCGCGGCCCACGTTGCGGACAACGAGATCTACCAGGACGAGGTCACCGTCGACCGTCCCGACGGCCGCAGTCACTACAAGCTCCGCGTGATCCCCTACGAGGTCGGGAAAGAAGGCGAGCGGACGTTCGCGCTCTACACCGACGTGACGGAGCTCAGACGGACTCAACAGGAGTTAGCCGAAAGCGTCGACCAGCTCGAGGCGTCGAACGAGCGCTTAGAGCAGTTCGCCTACGCTGTCTCCCACGACCTGCAGGAACCGCTGCGGATGGTCTCGAGCTACCTCCAGTTGCTCGAGGATCGCTACCGGGAGGACCTCGACGAGGAGGCCGAGGAGTTCATCGACTTCGCGGTCGACGGCGCCGACCGGATGCGGGCGATGATCGAGAACCTCCTCGAGTACTCCCGAGTCACCACCCGCGGGGACCCCCTGGAGCCGACGGACGCCGCGGCGGTTCTCGACGACGTACTCACGGACCTCGAGCCGCGGATCGAGGAGACCGACGCGACGATCACCGTCGACGAACTCCCGACGGTGACCGCGGACGGCGACCAGCTCGCGCAGGTCTTCCGTAATCTCGTCTCGAACGCGCTCAAATATAGCGGGGACGAGCCGCCGCAGGTGCACGTGGGCGTCGAACGAACCGGCGACGAGTGGCAGTTTGCAATCGCCGATCAGGGGATCGGGCTCGATTCCGAGCAGTCCGAACGGATCTTCGACGTCTTCGAAACCGCCCACACGGCCGAGGAGGGATCGGACTCGGGCATCGGACTGGCGCTGTGCCAGCGAATCGTCGAGCGCCACGGCGGGAAGATCTGGGTCGACTCCGAACCCGGCGAGGGCGCGACGTTCTACTTCACGCTGCCGCGCACTGAGGCCCGGGAGTCGGCACGGACTCGCCCGTCTCGAGCCGACAGCGAAGAGCCGCCAGACAGTCGAGCGTAG
- a CDS encoding VOC family protein: MLTGLSWLALEAKYLEPARSFYEETLELACIAERETELAFAAGETDLVIRRPEAVPRGGLHTHYAFSIPDDEYDDWWDRLSAEYDLEEARFGPAKSLYLYDPDGNCVELGQQGVDGPGIDGIFEVVLEVEDLERAESFYAALGFETVDGGDERKRIRMNGPMALELWEPHLGIADARGGVHVDLGFESTEPTAELEAVSDRVRRVDRVDDEEVVVRDPDGHFLTFTT; the protein is encoded by the coding sequence ATGCTCACCGGGTTGTCCTGGCTCGCTCTCGAGGCCAAATACCTCGAGCCGGCGCGGTCGTTCTACGAGGAGACGCTGGAGTTGGCCTGCATCGCGGAGCGCGAGACCGAACTCGCCTTCGCCGCCGGCGAGACGGACCTCGTGATTCGCCGGCCCGAGGCCGTCCCGCGAGGCGGGCTCCACACCCACTACGCGTTCTCGATCCCCGACGACGAGTACGACGACTGGTGGGACCGCCTGAGCGCCGAGTACGACCTCGAGGAGGCCCGATTCGGCCCCGCGAAGTCGCTGTACCTCTACGACCCCGACGGCAACTGCGTCGAACTCGGCCAGCAGGGCGTCGATGGCCCCGGCATCGACGGGATCTTCGAGGTCGTCCTCGAGGTCGAGGATCTCGAGCGCGCGGAGTCGTTCTACGCTGCGCTGGGGTTCGAGACGGTCGACGGCGGGGACGAACGCAAGCGGATCCGGATGAACGGCCCGATGGCCCTGGAGCTCTGGGAGCCCCACCTCGGCATCGCCGACGCTCGCGGCGGCGTCCACGTCGATCTGGGCTTCGAGAGCACCGAACCGACCGCGGAACTCGAGGCGGTCAGCGATCGCGTCCGGCGCGTCGACCGCGTCGACGACGAGGAGGTCGTCGTCCGGGACCCGGACGGCCATTTCCTGACGTTCACGACGTGA
- a CDS encoding ribbon-helix-helix domain-containing protein: MTEYTTVSIPKDLADRVEETIDGTSFQSTSDLVRFLLRSIVIQHQKEGELTEAEFEEITEQLRGLGYLE; this comes from the coding sequence ATGACCGAATACACCACGGTCTCGATCCCGAAGGACCTGGCCGACCGCGTTGAGGAGACGATCGACGGCACTAGCTTCCAGAGCACGAGCGACCTCGTCCGATTCCTGCTCCGGAGCATCGTCATCCAGCACCAGAAGGAGGGCGAACTCACCGAAGCCGAGTTCGAGGAGATCACCGAACAGCTTCGCGGCCTCGGCTACCTCGAGTAG
- a CDS encoding DUF5789 family protein: MGVRPPSSGDDDEPESVEFGIAAVDAHLKDAELSFPATKDDVAAELGHERIPYNVHGNDVALSEMLAEVDIEEFRSRQELLNELHGPFEEYRRNNSNGVFQQVRSMLPF, from the coding sequence ATGGGAGTCCGGCCACCATCGAGCGGAGACGACGACGAACCCGAGAGCGTCGAGTTCGGTATCGCCGCCGTCGACGCTCATCTCAAGGACGCGGAGCTATCGTTTCCGGCGACCAAGGACGACGTCGCGGCCGAACTCGGCCACGAACGCATTCCGTACAACGTCCACGGAAACGACGTTGCGCTGAGCGAGATGCTCGCGGAAGTCGACATCGAGGAGTTTCGCTCGCGTCAGGAACTGTTGAACGAGCTGCACGGACCGTTCGAGGAGTATCGGCGGAACAACTCGAACGGCGTCTTCCAGCAGGTCCGCTCGATGCTGCCCTTTTAA
- the aglJ gene encoding S-layer glycoprotein N-glycosyltransferase AglJ, giving the protein MGNDAVRADAMLSSGDGEVIAMSSETREISPDDVCVLIPTLDEAATIGNVIDGFHEQGYTNVLVADGGSNDDTREIARDRGAHVFVQSGDGKGQAVREAIEYVNVPYVVMLDGDGTYDPADVDTMIEPLSRGYEHVVGNRFANMDDDAMKTLNGFGNQMINRSFSVIHGADYEDILSGYRAFTVDSFDRLSIDSDGFTLETELAVECVKHGIDTTVVPISYRARPDESETNLHPVKDGGTIILALYSLAKTNNPLFYFGSFGVGGILFGGAIASYVLWEWVQYQVGHEIMALVSAAAILLGVQLLIFGVLSDMLLSLHREQRRRLEQITRKSRERDDNGR; this is encoded by the coding sequence ATGGGAAATGACGCGGTTCGCGCGGATGCGATGCTCTCGAGCGGCGACGGCGAGGTCATCGCTATGAGTTCCGAGACGCGGGAGATCTCTCCCGACGACGTTTGCGTTCTTATTCCGACCCTCGACGAGGCGGCGACGATCGGTAACGTCATCGACGGTTTCCACGAACAGGGCTACACGAACGTCCTCGTCGCCGACGGCGGGAGTAACGACGACACCCGGGAAATCGCCCGCGATCGCGGCGCCCACGTTTTCGTCCAGTCCGGCGACGGAAAGGGCCAGGCCGTCCGCGAGGCCATCGAGTACGTCAACGTCCCCTACGTGGTGATGTTAGACGGCGACGGGACCTACGATCCCGCCGACGTCGATACCATGATCGAGCCCCTCTCACGGGGGTACGAGCACGTGGTCGGCAACCGGTTTGCCAACATGGACGACGACGCGATGAAGACGTTGAATGGCTTCGGCAACCAAATGATCAACCGCTCGTTCAGCGTCATTCACGGCGCCGACTACGAGGATATCCTCTCGGGGTACCGAGCGTTTACCGTCGACTCGTTCGACCGGCTCTCGATCGACTCGGACGGCTTCACCCTCGAGACGGAACTTGCCGTCGAGTGCGTCAAACACGGCATCGACACGACCGTCGTGCCGATCAGTTACCGCGCCCGTCCCGACGAGTCGGAAACGAACCTTCACCCGGTCAAGGACGGCGGCACGATCATCCTCGCGCTGTACTCGCTGGCCAAGACGAACAATCCGCTGTTTTACTTCGGTAGTTTCGGCGTCGGCGGGATCCTCTTTGGCGGTGCGATCGCGTCGTACGTCCTCTGGGAGTGGGTGCAGTATCAGGTCGGCCACGAGATCATGGCGTTGGTCTCCGCGGCCGCGATCTTGCTTGGCGTTCAGTTGCTCATCTTCGGCGTCCTCTCCGATATGCTCCTCTCCTTGCACCGCGAGCAACGGCGCCGTCTCGAGCAGATCACTCGCAAGAGCCGCGAGCGAGACGACAACGGACGATAG
- the aglM gene encoding UDP-glucose 6-dehydrogenase AglM: protein MDVSIIGSGYVGTTIAACLADLGHDVLNVEIDEDIVATINAGEAPIHESGLEERIAEHAGTNLRATTDYDEIRETDVTFLCLPTPQTDDGSLDLAPMRAGAESLGRTLAEKDGDHLVVVKSTVLPGTTEEVVGPILEEESGRRIGDGLEIAMNPEFLRMSTAVEDFLEPDKVVLGASSEGAAGTLRELYAPILEREETDLVETDVREAELIKYANNAFLASKVSLVNELGNIAKEYGADAYEVLAAVGLDDRISDRFMRSGLGWGGSCFPKDVNALRAGAREQGYDPDLLDAVVSVNDEQPRRLVALLAEHVPLEGARVAVLGLSFKPGTDDVRKSRALDVIEHLRERGAEVVAYDPVAIENVRPDYPEIEYADSADAALEGADGAVVATDWPEFDDFAFDGMANRVLVDGRRIDVDRDALEVYEGLTW, encoded by the coding sequence ATGGACGTCTCTATCATCGGCAGCGGCTACGTCGGCACCACCATCGCCGCCTGCCTTGCCGACCTCGGTCACGACGTGCTGAACGTCGAGATCGACGAGGACATCGTCGCGACGATCAACGCGGGCGAAGCCCCGATCCACGAATCGGGCCTCGAAGAGCGCATCGCCGAGCACGCGGGCACGAACCTCCGCGCGACGACCGACTACGACGAGATCCGGGAAACCGACGTCACCTTCCTCTGTCTCCCGACGCCCCAGACCGACGACGGCAGCCTCGATCTGGCGCCCATGCGGGCGGGCGCCGAGTCGCTGGGGCGGACGCTCGCCGAGAAGGACGGCGACCACCTCGTGGTCGTCAAGAGCACGGTTCTCCCCGGAACCACGGAGGAGGTCGTCGGCCCGATCCTCGAAGAGGAGTCCGGCCGCCGAATCGGCGACGGGCTCGAGATCGCGATGAACCCCGAGTTCCTCCGGATGAGCACGGCCGTCGAGGACTTCCTCGAGCCCGATAAGGTCGTGCTCGGCGCCTCGAGCGAGGGCGCCGCTGGCACTCTCCGCGAGTTGTACGCGCCAATTCTCGAGCGTGAGGAAACCGACCTCGTCGAGACCGACGTTCGGGAGGCGGAACTCATCAAGTACGCCAACAACGCCTTCCTCGCGTCGAAGGTCTCGCTGGTCAACGAACTTGGGAACATCGCGAAGGAGTACGGCGCGGACGCCTACGAGGTGCTCGCGGCGGTCGGGCTCGACGACCGCATCTCCGACCGCTTCATGCGCTCGGGGTTGGGCTGGGGCGGCTCCTGTTTCCCGAAGGACGTCAACGCCTTGCGGGCCGGCGCCCGCGAGCAGGGGTACGACCCCGATCTGCTCGACGCCGTCGTCTCGGTCAACGACGAACAACCCCGCCGGCTCGTCGCCCTACTCGCTGAGCACGTCCCGCTGGAGGGTGCCCGCGTCGCGGTGCTGGGACTCTCCTTTAAGCCCGGAACCGACGACGTTCGCAAGTCCCGCGCGCTCGACGTGATCGAGCACCTCCGCGAGCGCGGCGCCGAGGTCGTCGCCTACGACCCAGTCGCGATCGAGAACGTCCGGCCGGACTACCCCGAGATCGAGTACGCCGACTCCGCGGACGCGGCCCTCGAGGGAGCCGACGGTGCGGTCGTCGCGACCGACTGGCCCGAGTTCGACGATTTCGCGTTCGACGGGATGGCGAACCGGGTACTGGTCGACGGCCGCCGGATCGACGTCGACCGGGACGCCCTCGAGGTCTACGAGGGACTCACCTGGTAG
- a CDS encoding helix-turn-helix domain-containing protein, giving the protein MSLVAEFEIRCDALPLVGVAATVPDATVLLELQYNHGNRPLFIATVTGGSRTTIEAAFADAVDVADWSLIGRAGETRRYQLTPALSFEEQLGNEIDDLAGLEALATAEAVIERIEVEPNGWRQTGWFADRDAFTAFSSFWQHNAGFRLHRLTRDRTPEPPGDGLTDCQHEALRTAYELGHFDVPRRASLEEVAAELDISASSVSERLRRAQTRLIRETIATTWPPLST; this is encoded by the coding sequence ATGAGCCTCGTCGCCGAATTCGAGATTCGCTGCGATGCGCTCCCGCTTGTCGGGGTCGCGGCGACGGTTCCCGACGCGACTGTTCTCCTCGAGTTGCAGTACAACCACGGTAATCGACCGCTGTTTATCGCCACCGTAACCGGGGGGTCTCGAACCACAATCGAGGCCGCGTTTGCTGACGCCGTCGACGTCGCGGACTGGTCCCTGATCGGACGGGCCGGAGAGACGCGTCGCTATCAGCTCACGCCGGCGTTGAGCTTCGAAGAACAGCTCGGCAACGAGATCGACGACCTTGCGGGCCTCGAGGCCCTCGCCACGGCCGAGGCCGTCATCGAACGGATCGAGGTGGAACCGAACGGGTGGCGGCAGACGGGATGGTTCGCCGACCGTGACGCCTTCACCGCGTTCTCGTCGTTCTGGCAGCACAATGCCGGGTTCCGATTGCACCGTCTCACTCGCGACCGGACGCCCGAGCCGCCGGGCGATGGGTTAACCGATTGCCAGCACGAGGCACTCCGAACGGCCTACGAACTGGGCCACTTCGACGTTCCACGCCGCGCGTCCCTCGAGGAGGTCGCCGCGGAACTGGATATCTCCGCCTCCTCGGTCTCTGAGCGCCTCCGTCGGGCGCAGACGCGACTCATTCGAGAGACGATCGCGACGACGTGGCCGCCGCTCTCGACGTAA
- a CDS encoding alpha/beta fold hydrolase gives MQTTRFEDGRRVEYERRGDGRPLILLHGGMVPREYWTPVVPHLEEYATIVPQRPGFGTCLDDPAETSADEVLERETRYVRALADDVDGVPILFGHSYGALTALEAAADAAVDAVVTYEPAVLPDEFRKRADLADRMEALIEDGRRHEAVKRYVKLVLHPDGIDDLDAWLSKWPVWPDCVDLAEEVLRMNRAVERYRLPDSLDVDAPALVLTGTDGPDFLRNSARAVHDTLPHSRLVEFDGISHSGPAEAPEPIAAEIESFLGRQ, from the coding sequence ATGCAGACGACGCGATTCGAAGACGGCCGGAGAGTCGAGTACGAACGACGCGGCGACGGTCGACCGTTGATCCTGCTCCACGGCGGGATGGTCCCTCGAGAGTACTGGACGCCCGTCGTCCCCCACCTTGAGGAATATGCGACGATCGTCCCCCAGCGGCCGGGATTCGGTACCTGCCTCGACGATCCAGCCGAGACGAGCGCGGATGAGGTATTGGAACGCGAAACCCGGTACGTCCGAGCGCTCGCCGACGATGTCGATGGCGTTCCGATCCTCTTTGGCCACTCCTACGGCGCGCTCACGGCGCTCGAGGCCGCGGCCGACGCGGCGGTCGACGCGGTCGTCACCTACGAACCGGCGGTGCTCCCCGACGAGTTCCGGAAGCGAGCCGATCTCGCCGATCGGATGGAGGCGCTCATCGAGGACGGCCGACGCCACGAGGCGGTGAAACGCTACGTGAAACTGGTCCTCCATCCCGATGGAATCGATGACCTCGACGCCTGGTTGTCCAAGTGGCCGGTCTGGCCGGACTGCGTCGACCTCGCCGAGGAAGTCCTGCGGATGAACCGCGCCGTCGAGCGGTACCGACTCCCAGATTCGCTCGACGTCGACGCCCCTGCGCTCGTGCTGACCGGCACCGATGGTCCCGACTTCCTCCGGAACAGCGCCCGCGCGGTCCACGACACGCTGCCGCACAGTCGCCTCGTTGAGTTCGACGGGATCAGCCACAGCGGTCCCGCCGAAGCACCGGAACCGATCGCGGCGGAAATCGAGTCGTTCCTCGGCAGGCAGTAG
- a CDS encoding alpha/beta hydrolase — MTPTRAPEPHPALKPLLETIDSAETPALHELPVDEARAVLDDMFDDNADADGPSIDLESVEDRTIDGPAGDLLIRVYQPAGETPRPTICYFHGGGFVVGSVDEHDDTCRKLAAETGYTVASVEYRLAPEHPFPAALEDCYAALEWVDDEIETLGGDRDRIVLAGDSAGGNLATATSLLSRDRGGVEPAHQLLIYPITGDITETDAYEENADGYFLERETMEWFDDCYFGREIDRGNVYARPRLAADLSGLPPATVVTAGFDPLRDDGARYAERLEADGVPVTHYHYDDMIHGFFGMFAEPMNLGRAHEAYDDVVRDLQQALE, encoded by the coding sequence ATGACACCAACCCGCGCTCCGGAGCCCCATCCGGCCCTCAAGCCGCTCCTCGAGACCATCGACTCGGCGGAGACGCCGGCGCTGCACGAACTGCCGGTTGACGAGGCGCGCGCAGTGCTCGATGACATGTTCGACGACAACGCCGACGCCGACGGCCCGTCGATCGACCTCGAGTCGGTCGAGGATCGAACGATCGATGGACCGGCCGGAGACCTCCTGATCCGCGTCTACCAGCCCGCGGGCGAGACGCCGCGACCGACGATCTGCTACTTCCACGGCGGCGGCTTCGTCGTCGGGAGCGTCGACGAACACGACGACACCTGCCGGAAACTCGCCGCCGAGACCGGCTACACCGTCGCCAGCGTCGAGTATCGATTGGCGCCTGAACACCCGTTCCCCGCCGCGCTCGAGGACTGTTACGCCGCGCTGGAGTGGGTCGACGACGAGATCGAGACGCTCGGCGGCGATCGGGATCGCATCGTCCTCGCCGGCGACAGCGCCGGCGGCAATCTCGCGACGGCGACGAGCCTGCTCTCGCGCGATCGCGGCGGCGTCGAACCCGCCCACCAACTCCTGATCTACCCCATCACCGGCGACATCACCGAAACCGACGCCTACGAGGAGAACGCCGATGGCTACTTCCTCGAGCGGGAGACTATGGAGTGGTTCGACGACTGTTACTTCGGACGCGAGATCGATCGGGGGAACGTCTATGCCCGCCCGCGGCTGGCTGCCGACCTCTCGGGCCTCCCGCCGGCGACGGTTGTCACCGCCGGCTTCGACCCGCTGCGCGACGACGGCGCGCGCTACGCCGAGCGCCTCGAGGCAGACGGCGTCCCGGTCACGCACTACCACTACGACGACATGATCCACGGGTTCTTCGGGATGTTCGCTGAGCCGATGAACCTCGGGCGCGCCCACGAGGCCTACGACGACGTCGTTCGCGATCTGCAGCAGGCGCTCGAGTGA
- the pyrE gene encoding orotate phosphoribosyltransferase produces the protein MTNEALIEALRDAEAVKFGEFELSHGGTSEYYVDKYLFETDPDCLEAIAEAFADRLAADDKLGGVALGGVPLAAATSVAAGVPYVIARKQRKEYGTGNLIEGRLEDGEEVVVVEDIVTTGTSLVEAVEALREAGATVERALVVVDREEGGRETVEEAGVEMEALVTASDLLESQ, from the coding sequence ATGACGAACGAGGCACTCATCGAGGCCCTGCGGGACGCGGAGGCGGTCAAGTTCGGCGAGTTCGAACTCTCCCACGGCGGCACCAGCGAATACTACGTCGACAAGTACCTCTTCGAGACCGATCCCGACTGTCTCGAGGCCATCGCGGAGGCATTCGCCGACCGGCTCGCGGCCGACGACAAGCTCGGCGGCGTCGCGCTGGGCGGCGTCCCCCTCGCCGCCGCGACCAGCGTCGCCGCGGGCGTCCCCTACGTCATCGCGCGCAAGCAGCGCAAGGAGTACGGCACCGGAAACCTGATCGAGGGCCGACTCGAGGACGGCGAGGAGGTCGTCGTCGTCGAGGACATCGTGACGACGGGGACAAGTCTGGTCGAGGCCGTCGAGGCGCTCCGGGAGGCGGGCGCGACCGTCGAGCGCGCGCTGGTCGTCGTCGACCGCGAGGAGGGCGGCCGCGAGACCGTCGAGGAGGCGGGCGTGGAGATGGAGGCGCTGGTGACCGCGAGCGACCTGCTCGAATCACAGTAA
- a CDS encoding class II aldolase/adducin family protein: protein MSLEDERRAVVEHAPELAALTPGRTGNLSVRDGETGDAFAITPTGVPYDGFDAADVPVVGVDGEDRSGRMAPSSEVPMHAAIYRREDVGAIVHTHSPWSTTLAVAREPLPPIHYMIVAVGKRVPVAEYAPYGTDELAENIVRTMDEAEATATLIENHGLVVTASDLETALENAHHIESLARLYLQTRAAGLEPRTLSDAQLETVVEKFESYGQ, encoded by the coding sequence ATGAGTCTCGAGGACGAACGCCGAGCGGTGGTCGAGCACGCCCCGGAGCTCGCGGCGCTGACGCCGGGCCGGACAGGCAACCTGAGCGTTCGCGACGGCGAGACCGGCGACGCATTCGCGATCACGCCGACCGGCGTCCCGTACGACGGCTTCGACGCCGCGGACGTTCCGGTTGTCGGCGTCGACGGCGAGGACCGCAGCGGACGGATGGCCCCGAGCAGCGAGGTGCCGATGCACGCCGCGATCTACCGCCGCGAGGACGTCGGCGCGATCGTCCACACCCACTCGCCGTGGTCGACGACGCTGGCGGTCGCCCGTGAGCCGCTGCCGCCGATCCACTACATGATCGTCGCGGTCGGCAAGCGCGTCCCCGTCGCCGAGTACGCGCCCTACGGCACCGACGAGTTGGCCGAGAACATCGTCCGGACGATGGACGAGGCCGAGGCGACCGCGACGCTCATCGAAAACCACGGTCTCGTCGTCACGGCGTCGGACCTCGAGACCGCGCTCGAGAACGCCCACCACATCGAGAGCCTCGCGCGGCTGTACCTCCAGACCCGCGCCGCCGGCCTCGAGCCGCGGACGCTTTCGGACGCCCAACTCGAGACGGTCGTCGAGAAGTTCGAGTCCTACGGGCAGTAG
- a CDS encoding HAD family hydrolase has protein sequence MSIDAALFDLDDTLYPYPPCKVAGTEAAFEAARELGYDLDRAGFESLYRAGRREVKREVPGTAASHERFLYFKRGLELHAETARPGDAKALGEAFWDAYLAEMTCYPKVEETLADLRNRGIDVGIVTNLTTRIQLAKLERLGLADGIDLLLTSEETGREKPGSVMFTLPLARLDRRASETVMVGDNVDADVVGANAVGLETVLFDPRGEVDGALEGDRKPDHRIDAFDELLEVIR, from the coding sequence ATGTCGATCGACGCGGCGCTGTTCGACCTCGACGATACGCTGTACCCGTATCCGCCGTGCAAGGTGGCGGGAACGGAGGCCGCGTTCGAGGCCGCTCGCGAACTGGGGTACGATCTCGATCGCGCCGGGTTCGAGTCGCTCTATCGGGCCGGCCGTCGCGAAGTCAAACGCGAGGTCCCCGGCACAGCGGCGAGCCACGAACGGTTCCTCTACTTCAAGCGCGGGCTCGAACTGCACGCGGAAACGGCCAGACCGGGCGACGCGAAGGCGCTGGGCGAGGCGTTCTGGGACGCCTACCTCGCGGAGATGACGTGCTATCCGAAGGTCGAGGAGACGCTCGCAGACCTGCGGAACCGCGGTATCGACGTCGGAATCGTGACCAATCTGACGACCCGGATCCAGCTCGCGAAACTCGAGCGCTTGGGGCTCGCGGACGGGATCGATCTCCTCCTGACGTCCGAGGAGACAGGCCGCGAGAAGCCGGGGTCGGTCATGTTCACGCTCCCGCTCGCACGCCTCGACCGGCGTGCCTCGGAGACAGTGATGGTGGGAGACAACGTCGACGCGGACGTTGTCGGCGCGAACGCGGTCGGCCTCGAGACGGTCCTGTTCGATCCGCGCGGCGAGGTAGACGGAGCGCTCGAGGGCGACCGGAAACCGGACCACAGAATCGACGCGTTCGACGAACTGCTGGAGGTGATCCGATGA